The following proteins come from a genomic window of Leptospira barantonii:
- a CDS encoding tetratricopeptide repeat protein translates to MNIILIFLSTILLLTCNKFESNKYLTDTYALTKRENKDQTAKALEFEKIGLTFYKNKKDADAISAYEKALEVYATGSIYYNYGNSLWNIGNLDLAIRSYEIAELLNYERKDLLYYNLACAYSRKEMEIKAFEYLDKAVNNGYKNFHRILTDDDLQYLRVDINWPSRKYLVDASKQFFLAEIKNLKQPISLHIGTDGITFCPNGKFREDAAAGIGEIVLGTWRYDSNVNKILMHSHSKSCIKPEDSNIDPEGNICKSGYKMCKDGSSEFECEEINLEYELNWEDYIDRGGPPSRHTSCN, encoded by the coding sequence ATGAATATAATACTTATCTTTCTTTCTACAATTTTACTGCTCACTTGTAATAAATTTGAAAGTAATAAATATCTAACGGACACATATGCTCTGACTAAAAGAGAGAACAAGGATCAGACGGCGAAGGCTCTTGAATTTGAAAAGATCGGTTTGACCTTCTATAAGAATAAAAAAGATGCCGATGCAATATCTGCATATGAGAAGGCTCTCGAAGTTTATGCGACCGGTAGTATTTATTATAATTATGGTAACAGTCTTTGGAATATTGGCAATTTAGATTTAGCAATCCGATCTTATGAGATTGCTGAGCTGCTGAATTACGAAAGAAAAGACCTTTTATACTACAATTTAGCATGCGCTTATTCAAGAAAAGAAATGGAAATTAAGGCATTCGAATATTTAGATAAAGCAGTTAATAACGGATACAAGAATTTTCATCGTATCCTAACTGACGATGACCTTCAATATTTGAGAGTTGATATAAATTGGCCAAGTAGAAAATATTTAGTTGATGCAAGTAAGCAATTCTTCTTGGCCGAAATTAAAAATTTAAAGCAGCCAATTTCACTTCATATTGGAACGGACGGAATTACATTTTGCCCTAACGGAAAGTTTAGAGAGGATGCCGCTGCCGGAATAGGTGAAATTGTTTTAGGCACCTGGAGATATGATTCAAATGTTAATAAAATTCTTATGCATTCCCATAGTAAAAGCTGCATAAAGCCAGAAGATTCAAACATTGACCCTGAAGGGAATATATGCAAGTCGGGATATAAAATGTGTAAAGACGGATCGAGTGAATTTGAGTGTGAAGAAATTAATTTAGAGTATGAGTTAAATTGGGAAGATTACATAGATCGAGGTGGTCCTCCGTCAAGGCATACCTCTTGTAATTAA